A stretch of the Dyella telluris genome encodes the following:
- a CDS encoding AraC family transcriptional regulator, with product MGHVREKDEAQFHGMIERLDGPSVIAYWTEGEVAGEYNETTREYGWHSHARGQLYCVESGLVHVRTAKGSWLLPPHRAGWMPPGVEHTVTVSGAMSGWGVFITPPECTCLPSDPCVMGVTELMRALVRRASSWVWETELDESQERITAVLLEEVRRAQHEPLHLPMPVDRRALRIAVALLENPNDNRGLDDWATWAGLSPRSLSRLFRSETALSFAQWRQLARLSRGLERLADGEPVSAVADALGYASVSAFVAMFRRSFGQPPARYFAAQMGQ from the coding sequence ATGGGCCACGTCCGCGAGAAAGACGAAGCACAGTTCCACGGGATGATCGAGCGGCTGGATGGCCCCTCGGTGATTGCCTACTGGACCGAGGGCGAAGTCGCCGGTGAGTACAACGAAACCACGCGCGAGTACGGCTGGCATTCCCATGCACGGGGGCAGCTCTACTGCGTGGAAAGCGGCCTGGTACATGTGCGCACCGCCAAGGGCTCCTGGCTGCTGCCCCCTCATCGCGCCGGCTGGATGCCGCCCGGCGTGGAGCACACCGTGACCGTCAGCGGCGCCATGAGCGGCTGGGGCGTATTCATCACTCCGCCCGAATGTACGTGCCTACCGTCTGACCCCTGCGTGATGGGCGTCACCGAGCTGATGCGCGCGCTGGTGCGACGCGCCAGCTCCTGGGTATGGGAAACGGAGCTGGACGAAAGCCAGGAGCGCATCACCGCCGTCTTGCTGGAGGAAGTCCGCCGCGCCCAGCACGAGCCCCTGCACCTGCCGATGCCGGTGGATCGCCGCGCGCTGCGCATCGCGGTAGCACTGCTGGAAAACCCCAATGACAACCGCGGGCTGGACGACTGGGCGACGTGGGCGGGTTTATCGCCACGCAGCCTCAGCCGGCTGTTCCGCAGCGAAACGGCGCTGAGTTTCGCGCAGTGGCGTCAGTTGGCGCGGTTGTCGCGGGGGCTGGAACGCCTGGCGGATGGCGAGCCGGTGTCGGCGGTGGCGGATGCGTTGGGGTATGCGAGCGTGAGTGCGTTTGTGGCGATGTTTCGCAGGAGTTTTGGGCAGCCACCGGCGAGGTATTTTGCGGCGCAGATGGGGCAATAG
- a CDS encoding MarR family winged helix-turn-helix transcriptional regulator, producing MEAELQSSGIGLRFTQFLILKRLALIGPMSASELARSVELDGGAMTRQLDQLEGKGLLRRQPHEQDRRALRIELTDAGQAMWEQMTPCNEYVLDAAQKALDPTEREQLRDYLERVLLALRDM from the coding sequence ATGGAAGCCGAGCTGCAGTCTTCGGGCATCGGACTGCGCTTCACCCAGTTCCTGATCCTCAAGCGCCTGGCGCTGATCGGTCCGATGTCGGCCAGCGAACTGGCCCGCTCGGTGGAACTGGATGGCGGCGCCATGACCCGCCAGCTGGACCAGCTCGAAGGCAAGGGCCTGTTGCGCCGCCAGCCGCATGAGCAGGACCGGCGCGCCCTGCGCATCGAGTTGACCGATGCCGGTCAGGCGATGTGGGAGCAGATGACTCCGTGCAACGAATACGTGTTGGACGCCGCGCAGAAGGCGCTGGATCCGACCGAGCGTGAACAGTTGCGCGACTACCTGGAGCGCGTGCTGTTGGCGCTCCGCGACATGTAA
- a CDS encoding efflux transporter outer membrane subunit, translating to MRLQILAAATALSLALAGCVSSGGLHPEGTLTDASSLKADRSLSGAALSPAAWPADDWWTGLGDPQLSALITEALKDNPTLAVADARARQAQAEAGAADADRGPSVSAGANVIGQRLPLTAAPPELGGGKFTWFKDARASFSWGLDLWGGKRAAWEAAVGMQHAAQIEQQAARIELSTNVARAYVELSYAYAQQDVAKAEHERAATARQLTQQRVTAGLDNQLQLKQSETEVANADQKLAAANRAIDAARSSLSVLLGKGPDRGMDIGRPQLLAPASLSVPADLSTELLGHRADIVAARWRVESAGKEIKVAKTEFLPNVSISAMAGVAAFGSINPLQLPARFYTFGPSLSLPIFDGGRLRSNLSSKDAQYDEAVAQYNQTLVRAVNEVADGYDAVQSAKEQVAAQQRAVDAATQAWQLSEQRYKAGVGSYLEALIVRQQLLGAQERLAALQSQQVDLSVQLIQALGGGFRPQGNADVAVQTPSDHSL from the coding sequence ATGCGTCTGCAAATCCTTGCGGCAGCTACTGCACTCTCCCTCGCGCTGGCGGGTTGCGTCAGCAGCGGCGGCCTGCATCCCGAGGGCACGCTGACCGATGCTTCGTCACTGAAGGCCGACCGCAGCCTGTCCGGCGCCGCGCTCTCCCCCGCCGCCTGGCCGGCCGATGATTGGTGGACGGGCCTGGGTGATCCCCAGCTGTCCGCGCTGATCACCGAGGCGCTGAAGGACAACCCGACCCTCGCCGTGGCCGATGCCCGCGCCCGCCAGGCGCAGGCCGAAGCTGGTGCGGCCGACGCGGACCGCGGCCCCAGCGTGAGCGCTGGCGCCAACGTCATCGGCCAGCGCCTGCCGCTGACCGCGGCGCCGCCGGAACTTGGCGGCGGCAAGTTCACCTGGTTCAAGGACGCCCGCGCCAGCTTCAGCTGGGGCCTGGACCTGTGGGGCGGCAAGCGTGCCGCGTGGGAAGCCGCCGTTGGCATGCAGCATGCCGCGCAGATCGAACAGCAGGCCGCGCGCATCGAGCTCTCCACCAACGTGGCGCGTGCCTATGTGGAGCTGTCCTACGCCTACGCGCAGCAGGACGTGGCCAAGGCCGAGCACGAGCGCGCCGCCACCGCGCGCCAGCTGACCCAGCAGCGTGTTACCGCCGGCCTCGACAACCAGCTGCAGCTCAAGCAGAGCGAAACCGAAGTGGCCAATGCCGACCAGAAGCTGGCCGCTGCCAACCGCGCCATCGATGCGGCGCGTTCGTCGCTGTCGGTACTGCTGGGCAAGGGTCCGGATCGCGGCATGGACATCGGTCGCCCGCAGCTGCTGGCGCCGGCGTCGCTCAGCGTCCCGGCGGACCTGTCGACCGAACTGCTCGGCCATCGTGCCGACATCGTCGCCGCGCGCTGGCGCGTGGAATCGGCGGGCAAGGAGATCAAGGTCGCCAAGACCGAGTTCCTGCCCAACGTCAGCATCAGCGCCATGGCCGGCGTGGCCGCCTTCGGCAGCATCAATCCGCTGCAGCTGCCGGCACGCTTCTACACCTTCGGCCCGTCGCTGAGCCTGCCGATCTTCGACGGTGGCCGCCTGCGTTCCAACCTGTCGTCCAAGGACGCGCAGTACGACGAAGCCGTTGCCCAGTACAACCAGACCTTGGTGCGCGCGGTGAATGAAGTGGCCGACGGCTACGACGCCGTGCAGTCCGCCAAGGAGCAGGTGGCCGCCCAGCAGCGCGCGGTGGATGCCGCCACGCAGGCGTGGCAGCTCTCCGAACAACGCTACAAGGCCGGCGTGGGCAGTTACCTCGAGGCGCTGATCGTGCGCCAGCAGCTGCTCGGCGCGCAGGAACGTCTTGCCGCGCTGCAGTCGCAGCAGGTCGACCTGTCCGTGCAACTCATCCAGGCGCTGGGCGGCGGTTTCCGTCCGCAAGGCAACGCCGATGTGGCCGTCCAAACCCCTTCTGATCATTCGCTTTAA